A stretch of DNA from Streptomyces sp. NBC_01197:
CGGAGCGTCAGGCCACCGCCGGGCCCACTCGGGGCCGCACCACGGACACCCTTCAGTTACCCAAGAGAGCAGGCGCCGCAACGGATTCGGGCCCAGCTCGCCCAACTCCCCGTCAAGAAACGGCGTCAACTGGCCCCGCGTCAACCGGGCCGGGCATCACCCGGCCCGGCGGCTCACTTCACCGGCAGGTGGTACGCGATGCGGTAGCGGTCGGCCGGGACGACGATGTCCGCCGTCTCCACCGCCCGCCCGGACGCGTAGTACGTACGGGAGATGACGACCACCACATGACCGGGCACGCCGCCGAGTGCGAGAAGTTCCTCGGCCAGACCGGGCCGGGCGCCGACCTCCTCGACGACGTTGTCCACGACGATGTCGATCGCGCCCATCCGTTCCACGACGCCGCAGCCGCCGAGCGGCCCCTCCTCGGGGAGCATCACCGGTGTACGCCCGGTGATCGCCAGCGGCTCCCAGGAGGTGGACAGCATCATCGTCTCGCCTGCGTCGCGGTAGACGTACCGCGTGCGCATCACCCGCTCACCCGAAGGAATGGCGAGCCGCAGCGCGACGTCGGTGTCCGCGAAGTCCTGCTCGCTGCTGGACTCCCAGGTGCCGCGCACGCTCTCGTCGGCCTGCTCCTGACGGAACGGCGTCGCACCGTCGGGCAGCCGGTAGCCGGAGCGGGCGATGCGGCGCGGGACGAGGCGCTCCCGGACATACGTGCCGGATCCGGAGCGGCCCTCGACCAGCCCCTCGGCCATCAGTACCTTGCGCGCTTCGAGTGCGACCGTGTCGGAGACCCCGTACTCCTCGCGGATGCGGGCCTGTGAGGGCAGTCTCGTGTGCGGTGGCAGCGAGCCGTCGGTGATCTTCTGCCGAAGATCACTCGCGACGCGCAGATAGGCCGGCTGCTCACCGAAAGTCACTGGCCACTCCCCCATGCAGGTTGACAGACCGCAACAGCGTGACAACCGTGGGTTGTTGGCCGCAAGCAGGGGCCTGAGTTTCACCCGAAGTGATGAAGAGTGCCCGGCGAAACCCTCCGTCGGCAGGGCACAGCTGGTCGACTTCGTTCAGCGCTGACCGATCGGCGATCGGCGATCGGCGCTCAGCGCGAGCCGGTGGGGCCTCGGGGAACGACGAACGCGGCTGCGGCGCACCGCATCGAATTGAACGGCGGTGCGTCGCAACCACGTTGGGTGATCGGGCCGGTGATCAGCCGAGCAGCTTGATGACCGCGTCGGTGGTGTCCGTCTCGCCGAGGCGCGGGAAGATCCGCTCGACGGCGTTGCGGTGGGCCTCCGGGTCCATGTCGGTGACGGCATCGGTGGCGACGGTCACGTGGTACCCGTGCTCCTGCGCCGAGCGGGCCGTCGACTCGACGCCGATGGCCGTGGCGATCCCGCCCAGGACGACCTGGGTGACGCCCAGGCGGCGCAGCTGCATGTCGAGGTCAGTGCCGTAGAAGGCGCCCCAGGTCTGCTTGGTGACAACGATGTCGGTGTCCTGCTGGTTCAGCTCGGGGACCAGCTCGGCCCAGTCCGCCGGGGGCGTGCCCTGCCGGGCGGGCGACTCGTTGCGGCCGGGTGCGCCGCCCGTGACGCGTACGAGGACGACCGGCAGGTCGTGCGCGCGGAAGGCGTCGGCCAGCCGCGCGGCACGCTCGATGATCTCGGCGGCGGGGTGCACGGTCGGCAGGCCGACGATGCCCTTCTGGAGGTCGACGAGGATCAGCGCGGTCCGGGTGTCGAGGGTGGTGGCTGTCATGGAGTGGCTCACTTTCGGTTACGGGCACGGAGCGCCCGGTCGGAGACGGTCAGTGCGACGAGCACCAGACCGAGGACAACGGAGACGGCGGCCATCAGATGCAGTCCGCCGTCGCTCGCCCGCTGCCCGTAGGCGAGGGCGATGAGGCTGGAGGCCGTGATGGCGCCGATGTACTGAGCGGTCCGCTGGAGGCCGGCGGCCGAGCCGACCGCGTCGGCGGGGGCGTACTGGTAGACGGCGGCCTGGTTGCTGGTGCCGATCAGCCCCTGCGGGATGCCGAAGCAGGCCCCGGTGAGGAGCAGTACGGCGACCGGGGTGGCGCCGGTGGCGAG
This window harbors:
- a CDS encoding isochorismatase family protein; amino-acid sequence: MTATTLDTRTALILVDLQKGIVGLPTVHPAAEIIERAARLADAFRAHDLPVVLVRVTGGAPGRNESPARQGTPPADWAELVPELNQQDTDIVVTKQTWGAFYGTDLDMQLRRLGVTQVVLGGIATAIGVESTARSAQEHGYHVTVATDAVTDMDPEAHRNAVERIFPRLGETDTTDAVIKLLG
- a CDS encoding GntR family transcriptional regulator, whose translation is MTFGEQPAYLRVASDLRQKITDGSLPPHTRLPSQARIREEYGVSDTVALEARKVLMAEGLVEGRSGSGTYVRERLVPRRIARSGYRLPDGATPFRQEQADESVRGTWESSSEQDFADTDVALRLAIPSGERVMRTRYVYRDAGETMMLSTSWEPLAITGRTPVMLPEEGPLGGCGVVERMGAIDIVVDNVVEEVGARPGLAEELLALGGVPGHVVVVISRTYYASGRAVETADIVVPADRYRIAYHLPVK